DNA sequence from the Calidithermus timidus DSM 17022 genome:
CCGAGGCCGAGCAGGCCTACCGCCGGGCATTGGAGTCGGGCGTGGAGCAGGCCAACGTGGGCTTAGCCCGGCTGTTCCTCGACACCGTGGAGCCGGCGAGGGCTTGGCCTTATCTCGAGGCCGCCCGCAAGACCCACCCCGAGGAGGCAAAGCGGCTGTGGGCCGAGAACCTGCTCAACTCGGGCCGGGTGACCGAGGCCGCGGCGATGGGCATGGTAGGCCCTAGGCTCTGGCTGCGGGGTGGGCAGCCGGAGAGGGCTTTGCAGGAGCTGCGCCGCGAGCACACCCGTAGCCTTCCCGTAGCCCAGAACCACCGCGAGGGCACGCTGCTGCTGGCGTTGCTCGAGGCCGTCGCCGGGGACGCTGAGAGCGCTCAGGCCATGGCCCACAAAGGCCGCCGCGAGGGCGAGACCCTGGGGAGCCCCTTCGTGGTGGCCTTGGCCGAGGCTCGGCTGGGACACGCCCTGCTGGCGCAGAACCGCTGGGAAGAAGCCCGTGCGGCTTACGAGCGGGCCTTGGCCCTGGCTGAAGGCGGGCCGGCGCGGCTGAAGGTGGAGGCCCTGGGCGGTCTGGCGGCGATAGGCGCCGCGCGAGCCTATGCCGATATGATCCGCCTGAGCCGGGAAGCGGGCGACCCCTGGGTAGAAGCCTTCATGACCTTGGCCGTAGCCTACGCCCACCTGCGCCGGGGCGAGCCCTTTGGCTTGCCCGCTTTCACCGCCCTCGAGGACCCCTTCCTGCTGGCGCTGGCCGCGGCCTACCCCTGGAGCAGCGCGCCCACCGAGTTGCTCGAGCGCTATCCCTTCCTGGCCCAGCCCACGCTCTTCGCCCCGCCCATTCACCGCACCCGCCGGCTGTTGTGGGAGGCGGGAAAGCTGCCGTTGCCCTACCACCCAGGGGTTCGCGTCGAGCTTTTTGCGCTGGGTGGGCTCAGCTTGCGGGTGGAAGGGCGGGAGGTGCGGCTCAAGCGGGAAAAAGCCCGCCTGCTGCTGGCCTTGCTGCTGATTCGGGAGTGGAGCAAGGAGGCTTTGTTGGAGACTTTGGAGGTTTCCGACGGGGAGTTCCGGGTGCTGTGGTCAGAGTTGTTGGGGGCGCTCGAGCCAGGTCGTCCCAGCCGTGTGCCCGGCTACTTCCTCAAGCCCTACGGCCTGGTCCGGGTGCCCGAGCTGTGGGTCGATGTGTGGGAGTTGCCGGATTCCAACCGCCTGCCGCTGGAGGGCTTCGACCACCCCGAGATCGACCGCTTCCGCGAAGCTTACCGCGCTTCACGACGCCAGCGATTGCTGCTGAGCAGCGAACCGGCCTCCTGGCTCGAGGCCCTGCGCCTGGAGCCCACCGACGAGGCCGTGCTCGAGCGCCTGCTCGAAACCCCCCTAGCCGCCGAGGGGTGGAGCCTGTATGCCGCTGCGATGCGGGAATTGGGGCTGGAGCCTGACCGGCGGCTCGAGCGCTTTCGCAGTTTGCGGTGAGGTCGGGCGCCGGGGCCGCATCGAAAGACCTGGATTGCCCGCTTCAGGCCTCCGACCCGCTGCTCGAGAGCGGCCCCTGGCGCATGAGCTTCTGGGCGAGCTCGAGGCGGGCCACCAGCGAGGGGGCCTCGAGCAGGGCCTGCCTCTCGGCGGCGGGCACCCGCAGGTTTACGCATAGGAAGGAAGCCTGGTACAGCGGGTCCTCGGGCAGGTTGGCGATGGCCTGCTCCAGGGCTCTGGGATCGGCCTTGCCCGCGACGTAGTTGCGAAAAGCCTCCATCGCGTCCCAGGCGGCAATGGCCTCGAGGCCGGGGTCGGAGCGCTCGAGGGGCAGGGGTTGGTCGGGGATCGAGTAGTAAAGCTTGCCCTCGCCCAACCCCACCTCGCCCACGCGGCAGCGCTCCCCACCCCGGCAGACGATGTTGAAGGTGCCGTCGGGGTTCTCCGAGGCCGCCAGCAACTCCACGTAGCCGCCCACCCGGCGATACATCCCCGGCTCCGGCCCCGCCAGCGTGATCACGAAGCGTCGCTCACCCTCCTCGCGCTCGAGCAGGTCCCGGGTCATCTGCTTGTAGCGCTCCTCGAAGATGAACAGCGGAATTAACAGGCCGGGGAAGACCACGGTCTCGGGTAGGGGGAATAGCGGCAGGCGGGCCATGTGCACCGGGGCCTAGCTTTGGGCGCGCAGGTGAGCCGCCCAGCGCTCCTCGAGCTTCTCGAAAATGCGCTCGAGCTTGCCCTTGGGCAAGATCACTTGTTCCGTCTCGCCCTCGCCGATGAGGTCGCCGAGTTCGTTCCACACCTTGAGGGCGGCCCAAACACGGTTGCCCTCGGTGCGGGTGTGCTCGGCTAAGAGCCGCACCTTCATGCCCGGCAGGGCCGAGGCCCGGTGATCCACGCTCACCTTCGAGCCGATGCCCTCCTCGCCCTCCTCGAGGAAGTCGAGGATGATCATGCGCCCGGCCATCTCCATGTGCTTGGCCATCCAGTAGGTCGCGTAGACGGCGTGCAGCTTGCCCAGCCGGGGGTCGTGGGGGTGCTCGAAGTCCACGGTCATCTCGTCGGTGACGGTGAGCTCGAGCGTCGCTTGGTATCCGATGGGTATGGGTTTCATAGTGGCCAATATCAGCCCAAATTTCTCAAGTCCGCCACGCGCTTGAGCTTGCCGCCTTCACTGCGCGGGGCGGTGCCGGGGCTGAGCAGCGTGACCTTGACCGAGACGCCGATGTTGTCCTTGATCTTGTGCGCCACCTTGTCGCGCAGCGCCGAGAGGCGGTGATCGGCCTCGACGACCTCGTCGGAGAGCATCTGCGCGCCCACTTCGCGGAAGAAAGGCTCGGCGACCTCGAGCTTGAGTTCGACCTCGTCCATGGTGCGTTCGCGCCGCAGCACGATCTGGTAGTGGGGGGCCACCTCGGGGATCTGCGTCAGCACCGCCTCGATCTGGGTGGGGTAGACGTTGACCCCGCGCACGATGAGCATATCATCGGTGCGACCCCGGATTTGCGCCATGCGGGCGTGGGTGCGCCCGGAGGCAGCCGGCTCGCGGGTGATGTAGGTGAGGTCGCCGGTCCAGTAGCGCAGCACCGGCATGGCCTTCTTGGTGAGGGTGGTGAGCACCAGCACGCCCACCTCGCCCTCGGGCAGAACCTCGCCGCTCTCGGGGTGGACGACTTCGGGGTAGAAGTGGTCCTCCCAGATGTAGCTCAGGCCGTCGCGTTCGTTGACGTCCTCGTTGGAGACACCCGGGCCGATGATTTCGGAGAGGCCGTAGATGTTGGTGGACTTCACCCCTAAGCCCTCGTCCACGCTCTTTCGGATGGCCTCGGTCCAGGGCTCCGCGCCCAGCACGGCGTACTTGAGGCTGATCTCCTCCGGGCTCACCCCGCGCTTCCTGAACTCCTCGGCCAGGGTCTGGGCATACGAGGGGGTGCAGCAGATGACTTCGGGCTTGAAGTCCTGGATCAGCATGATCTGTCGCTCGGTCATGCCGCCGGAGACGGGCACCACGATCATGCCCAACTTCTCCGCGCCCCCGTGCAGCCCCAGCCCGCCGGTGAAGAGGCCGTAGCCGTAGGCGTTGTGCAGCATCATGCCGGGCTCGCACCCCGCGGCGGCCAGCGAGCGAGCCACCACCTCGGCGAAGATCTCGAGGTCGCCTTTGGTGTAACCCACCACCGTGGGCTTGCCGGTGGTGCCGCTGCTGGCGTGGATGCGGGCGAGCTCGTGGCGCGGCACCGCGAAGAGGCCAAAGGGGTAGGTCTCGCGCAGGTCTTTTTTCCTGGTGAAGGGGAGCTTGTGGATGTCCTCGAGGCCCCGGATATCGCCGGGCTTCAGACCCCGCTCGTCCAGGGCTTGCCTGTAAAAGGGCACCCGCTCGTAGACGTAGGCCACCTGCTCGCGCAGCCGCTCGTCCTGGAGCGCTTTGAGCTTGGGGCGGGGAAGGGTCTCGAGTTCGGGCTGGAAGATGGGCATGGGTACCTCCTGTCAAATCGTGCGCCCGCACGGAACTCACTGAGCGGTCATTCCTCCGTCCACGGCGAGCACCTGGCCGCTGACGTAGTCGGAGGCGGGGGAGCAGAGGAAGAGCGCGGCAGCGGCGAGCTCGCCGCTGCGGCCCAGGCGGCCCAGCGGGGTGCGCCCGGCCACGGCGGCTTCGATGCGCGGCAGCACCTTTTCGGTCATGCGGGTGGGGAAGAAGCCGGGGGCCAGAGCATTGACCCGGATGCCGAAGGGGCCCCACTTCACCGCGAGGTCGCGGGTCAGGGCGATCAGGCCGCCCTTGGAGGCCGAGTAGGCGGCGGCATCCATGACCTCGCTGGGGCTACCCATCAGCCCGGCTACCGAGGCGATGTTGAGGATTTTGCCGTAGCCGCGTTGCTTCATACCCCGGGCGGCGATGCGGCTGGCGAGGAAGGCGCCGGTGATGTTGATGTCGAGCACCTCACGGATCTTGGCGGCGGGGACTTCGAGTGCGTCCTGGCCCCAGGTCACCCCGGCGGCGTTGACCAGCACCGTGAGGGGCCCGAGCTCGGCCTCGACCCGCTCGACGGCACGCTCGAGGCCCTCCTCGTCTTGCACGTTGCCCACGATGGGTAGGGCGTCGGGGATGAGTTTGAGGGCGTCTTCGAAGAAGCCCTCCCGGCGGGCCAGTAGCGCGACTTTGGCCCCGGCCTCGCGCAGGGCGTAGGCGATCTCGAGCCCCAGGCCCCGCGAGCCCCCCGTCACCAGGGCCACCTTGCCGTCGAGGCGGAACTGCTCGAGCACCCTCATACCCTCTCGACTACCATCGCGATGCCCTGCCCCACGCCGATGCACATGGTCGCCAGGCCGAACTGCACCTCGCGTCGCTGCATCTCGTGCACCAAAGCGGTGAGGATGCGTGCCCCCGAGCAGCCTAGCGGGTGACCGATGGCGATAGCCCCGCCGCCCGGGTTGAGCCGAGGGTCTTCGGGGTCCATCCCCCACTCGCGTAGCACAGCCAGGCTTTGCGCGGCGAAGGCCTCGTTGAGCTCGATCAGGCCGAGGTCGGAGAGGGATAGCCCGGCCCGCTCGAGTGCCTTGCGGGTTGCGGGAACCGGCCCGATGCCCATGATGCGTGGCTCGACCCCCGCCACGGCGATAGAGCGCACGCGGGCCAGCGCTTTGAGCCCGTGGGCCTGGGCGTAGTCCCTCGAAGCCAGCAGCACCGCCGCGGCCCCGTCGTTGAGCGAAGAGCTGTTGCCGGCGGTGACGCTCCCGCCTTGACGGAACACCGGCTTGAGCTTGGCCAGGGCCTCGAGGCTGGTGTCGGCCCTGGGCCCCTCGTCCTTGCAGATGGACTCGCGGTCGCCCTTGCGGCTTTGGATTTCCACCGGGACCATCTGGCTTTCGTAAGCGCCCGAGAGCTGAGCGGCGATGGCCTTCTGGTGTGAGCGCAGGGCGAACTTGTCCTGTTCTTCGCGGGAGATCTGGTACTGCTCGGCAAGATTCTCGGCGGTCTCGCCCATGGCCTCGGTGCCGTACATCTCCTTCATGCGTGGGTTGATGAAGCGCCAGCCCAGCGTGCTGTCGTAGACGGTCACGTTGCCCGTGGCGAAGGCTTTCTCGGCTTTGGGCATGACCCAGGGGGCGCGGCTCATGCTCTCCACCCCGCCGCCGATGTAGACCTGCCCTTCACCCACCATGATGGCCCTGGCCGCGCTCGCTACCGCCTCCAGGCCGCTGCCACACAGCCGGTTGACGGTCGAACCCCCCACCGAGATGGGTAATCCGGCCAGCAAGAGCGACATCCGCGCCACGTTGCGGTTGTCCTCGCCGGCTTGATTGGCACAACCCATGTAGACGTCTTCGATGTCGCTTCCCGGCACGCCTGTTCGCTGTAAGAGGGCCCGGATGGGAATGGCCCCCAGATCGTCGGGGCGCACCGAGGAGAGCACCCCGCCATGCTTGCCGACGGGCGTACGTACTGCGTCGATGATGTAGGCTTCCATATGAACACTGATAGCTAAGAGCTGATAGCCAAGACGGGTGTCATAGCCAAGACGGGTGTCATAGCCAAGACGGGTGTCTTTGACCATCGGCCCTATGAGCCATCGGCCTCCTTTCTGAACACTGTACCCGTGAACAGGGCCACCAGCTCCGCGCCGCGCCGGATTTCGATGCGGTAGGTGGCCGTGCGGCGGCCCAGGTTCTCCTCGGTGGCGAGGGCCTCGAGCACGTCGCCTTCACGAGCGGGCTTGAAGTACTCCATGTGGGTCGAGAGGGCCACTGCCGTCACCCCGTGCGAGTTGGAGGCCAGCGCGAAGGCGGCGTCGGCCAGGCTGTAGAGGAAGCCCCCGTGGCAGGAGCCGTGGATGTTGAGGTGCTGCGGGGCTACGCGGGCGCTCAAGCGGGCTTGCCCGCGTCCGATCGAGCGCAGCTCGATGCCCAGCAGCGCCATAAAGGGGTCGGTCATGCTTCGGCCTCCTTCCCGCGCAGGCCAAGGTAGCTCTCCAGCACCCGCGGGTCGTGCAGCAGGTCCTGGGCGCGGCCTTCCATGACCAACTCGCCGGCCTCGAGCACGTAGCCCCGGTCGGCCAGGCCCAGCGCCATACGGGCGTTCTGCTCGACCAGCAAGATGGGAATACCCTCCCGCTTGAGCCCCTCCAGGATGTCGAAGATCTC
Encoded proteins:
- a CDS encoding LON peptidase substrate-binding domain-containing protein; the protein is MARLPLFPLPETVVFPGLLIPLFIFEERYKQMTRDLLEREEGERRFVITLAGPEPGMYRRVGGYVELLAASENPDGTFNIVCRGGERCRVGEVGLGEGKLYYSIPDQPLPLERSDPGLEAIAAWDAMEAFRNYVAGKADPRALEQAIANLPEDPLYQASFLCVNLRVPAAERQALLEAPSLVARLELAQKLMRQGPLSSSGSEA
- a CDS encoding SDR family oxidoreductase, which translates into the protein MRVLEQFRLDGKVALVTGGSRGLGLEIAYALREAGAKVALLARREGFFEDALKLIPDALPIVGNVQDEEGLERAVERVEAELGPLTVLVNAAGVTWGQDALEVPAAKIREVLDINITGAFLASRIAARGMKQRGYGKILNIASVAGLMGSPSEVMDAAAYSASKGGLIALTRDLAVKWGPFGIRVNALAPGFFPTRMTEKVLPRIEAAVAGRTPLGRLGRSGELAAAALFLCSPASDYVSGQVLAVDGGMTAQ
- the pcaF gene encoding 3-oxoadipyl-CoA thiolase, with product MEAYIIDAVRTPVGKHGGVLSSVRPDDLGAIPIRALLQRTGVPGSDIEDVYMGCANQAGEDNRNVARMSLLLAGLPISVGGSTVNRLCGSGLEAVASAARAIMVGEGQVYIGGGVESMSRAPWVMPKAEKAFATGNVTVYDSTLGWRFINPRMKEMYGTEAMGETAENLAEQYQISREEQDKFALRSHQKAIAAQLSGAYESQMVPVEIQSRKGDRESICKDEGPRADTSLEALAKLKPVFRQGGSVTAGNSSSLNDGAAAVLLASRDYAQAHGLKALARVRSIAVAGVEPRIMGIGPVPATRKALERAGLSLSDLGLIELNEAFAAQSLAVLREWGMDPEDPRLNPGGGAIAIGHPLGCSGARILTALVHEMQRREVQFGLATMCIGVGQGIAMVVERV
- the paaI gene encoding hydroxyphenylacetyl-CoA thioesterase PaaI, with the translated sequence MTDPFMALLGIELRSIGRGQARLSARVAPQHLNIHGSCHGGFLYSLADAAFALASNSHGVTAVALSTHMEYFKPAREGDVLEALATEENLGRRTATYRIEIRRGAELVALFTGTVFRKEADGS
- a CDS encoding phenylacetate--CoA ligase family protein, coding for MPIFQPELETLPRPKLKALQDERLREQVAYVYERVPFYRQALDERGLKPGDIRGLEDIHKLPFTRKKDLRETYPFGLFAVPRHELARIHASSGTTGKPTVVGYTKGDLEIFAEVVARSLAAAGCEPGMMLHNAYGYGLFTGGLGLHGGAEKLGMIVVPVSGGMTERQIMLIQDFKPEVICCTPSYAQTLAEEFRKRGVSPEEISLKYAVLGAEPWTEAIRKSVDEGLGVKSTNIYGLSEIIGPGVSNEDVNERDGLSYIWEDHFYPEVVHPESGEVLPEGEVGVLVLTTLTKKAMPVLRYWTGDLTYITREPAASGRTHARMAQIRGRTDDMLIVRGVNVYPTQIEAVLTQIPEVAPHYQIVLRRERTMDEVELKLEVAEPFFREVGAQMLSDEVVEADHRLSALRDKVAHKIKDNIGVSVKVTLLSPGTAPRSEGGKLKRVADLRNLG
- a CDS encoding thioesterase family protein, translating into MKPIPIGYQATLELTVTDEMTVDFEHPHDPRLGKLHAVYATYWMAKHMEMAGRMIILDFLEEGEEGIGSKVSVDHRASALPGMKVRLLAEHTRTEGNRVWAALKVWNELGDLIGEGETEQVILPKGKLERIFEKLEERWAAHLRAQS